Proteins from a single region of Bacillus sp. SM2101:
- a CDS encoding ribbon-helix-helix protein, CopG family, producing MSESSATTEILIRLPKNLVNELDVLVKQEEGNRSEVIYQATKMYLRERKQRQIRESMRRGYMEMAKINLSIASEAFLAEYEAEHTVERLVSGG from the coding sequence GTGTCTGAATCTAGCGCAACGACAGAAATATTAATCAGGTTACCGAAAAACTTAGTAAATGAGTTAGATGTTCTAGTAAAACAAGAAGAAGGTAATCGAAGTGAGGTTATTTATCAAGCTACAAAAATGTACCTTCGAGAACGCAAGCAGCGTCAAATACGTGAGTCGATGAGACGTGGTTATATGGAAATGGCAAAAATAAATTTAAGCATTGCATCAGAAGCCTTTTTAGCTGAATACGAAGCTGAACATACAGTAGAACGCTTAGTTAGCGGGGGGTAA
- the alr gene encoding alanine racemase: MSTFHRDTWVEINLDHIHDNVQAMRNHIADDVQIIAVVKANAYGHGYTQVARTALEAGATMLAVAFMDEAIFLRKQGIQAPILVMGATRPEDLSDAVKFNVIITIFQAEWLHEALKFYHEDQAIHLHVKLDTGMGRLGVRTEAEIKAIEAVVNNDKRLVLHGAYTHYATADEINTTFLEQQYRMFQEMLDWFAEKPSMIHCANSAAALRFPHQLFNAIRFGISMYGLTPSVDIKPQLPFPLKEAFSLHSRLSHIKLVSPGNSISYGATYTTKQEEWIGTVPIGYADGWLRKLRNNEVLVNGERIPIVGTICMDQMMVKLNNEVPVGTQVTLIGQQLNNFIQVDEIAEQLDTINYEITCMINYRVPRLYIRNNSVIEVVNHLK; the protein is encoded by the coding sequence TTGTCAACTTTTCACAGAGATACATGGGTAGAGATAAATTTGGATCATATCCATGATAATGTTCAAGCTATGAGAAATCATATAGCGGATGATGTCCAAATTATAGCAGTCGTAAAAGCAAATGCATACGGCCATGGTTATACTCAAGTTGCACGTACAGCGCTTGAAGCTGGAGCTACCATGTTAGCTGTTGCTTTTATGGATGAAGCGATATTTTTAAGAAAGCAGGGTATTCAAGCCCCGATCTTAGTAATGGGCGCTACAAGACCTGAGGATCTATCAGATGCAGTAAAATTTAATGTTATTATTACTATATTTCAAGCAGAATGGTTACATGAAGCTCTTAAGTTCTATCACGAAGATCAAGCAATACATTTGCATGTGAAGTTAGATACCGGTATGGGAAGGTTAGGGGTTAGAACCGAAGCTGAAATAAAAGCAATCGAAGCCGTGGTAAACAATGATAAACGACTAGTTTTACACGGTGCATATACTCACTATGCAACTGCTGATGAAATTAACACAACATTTCTTGAACAGCAATATCGTATGTTTCAGGAGATGTTAGATTGGTTTGCTGAAAAACCTTCAATGATTCATTGTGCAAACAGCGCTGCAGCACTAAGGTTCCCACATCAACTATTTAATGCAATAAGATTCGGTATATCTATGTACGGGCTAACTCCATCTGTAGATATAAAGCCACAATTACCTTTTCCATTAAAGGAAGCTTTTTCTTTGCATAGTCGTTTATCTCATATAAAGCTAGTCTCGCCTGGTAATAGCATTAGTTATGGTGCCACCTATACGACAAAACAAGAGGAATGGATCGGAACTGTACCAATTGGTTATGCCGATGGCTGGTTACGAAAACTACGTAACAATGAGGTATTAGTTAACGGAGAAAGAATTCCAATTGTTGGTACAATCTGCATGGACCAAATGATGGTAAAGCTAAATAATGAGGTGCCAGTAGGTACTCAAGTAACATTAATTGGTCAACAGCTTAATAACTTTATACAAGTAGATGAGATAGCTGAGCAATTAGATACAATAAATTATGAAATTACTTGCATGATTAATTACCGTGTTCCACGGCTCTATATTAGGAATAACAGTGTTATTGAAGTGGTAAATCACTTGAAGTAG